In Candidatus Cloacimonadota bacterium, a single genomic region encodes these proteins:
- a CDS encoding urea transporter produces the protein MSKFTAAALPFLKAIPHSYATIMFSDNLWLGLALLALTLVAPIVGLAGLLGLLVALVVTRLTGFEDWQSGSGVLAFNSLLISLTIGYYYPLSGVQQHPLAFAGMIVIASLATLLLYVVLNYVTTNALKLPSMSLAFSIMATLVWYYLVRSGNFNGEGFLKPLLFDLKLDLPWFWKDYFLSLGSIMFVPDIAVGIGVALILLLITRIGFLLSLLGWAICWWLLGYASIGTTYGMFFPGFNLILISISVGSVYLIPGKSSYLMAAIATVFGFGIAFALAGKYFYADYMPGRGSHLTVPMFAFPFNLVVLTTIFALRQRVAHRSPVLNEVGILHPEKALDAYMSRYKRFSSTGIPQLLLPVTGEWTVTQGHNGAYTHQKEWANAWDFEIEDVNGKKYAEDPTSLKDHYAFGKPVHAAAAGYVAKVVNGIADNPVGITNTQDNWGNYVSIYHMAGYYTLYAHLKEGSIKFSEGDYVKQGEKIGQVGNSGRSPLPHLHFQAQSGAEAGTGSVYCHLLNYKIHANKDVHKLIGSGIPKEGEKISPLIAEKELANLLQLGYHQRQSFLVQSGGAEYTENWDVELDLLGIHRLHSDRGGSLEFSIYNGIYNSLNLSSRRLSALSAFALGASRIPWAEKAELAWEDEPSLSVVMNSFWKNLTLFLIPFFQPIRVRTNSRLAQADKDLVQTSETTLKVLGITVRTNQSRIILSRRDGLKSIELAQNGKTLLTATKLQTLEETDHA, from the coding sequence ATGAGCAAATTCACCGCGGCCGCGCTGCCTTTTCTGAAAGCCATACCTCACAGCTATGCCACCATCATGTTTTCGGACAACCTGTGGCTGGGGCTGGCGTTGCTGGCCCTCACCCTGGTGGCGCCGATCGTGGGGCTGGCCGGCCTGCTGGGACTGCTGGTGGCACTGGTGGTTACGCGGCTGACAGGCTTTGAGGACTGGCAAAGCGGCAGTGGGGTTTTGGCTTTCAACAGCCTGCTGATCTCCCTCACCATCGGCTACTATTATCCTTTGAGCGGGGTGCAGCAGCATCCGCTGGCCTTCGCGGGCATGATCGTGATCGCCTCGCTGGCCACGCTGCTGCTCTATGTGGTGCTCAATTACGTGACCACCAACGCGCTGAAACTGCCTTCCATGAGCCTGGCCTTTTCCATCATGGCCACCCTGGTCTGGTACTATCTGGTGCGCAGCGGCAATTTCAACGGCGAGGGTTTCCTGAAACCGCTGCTCTTCGATCTGAAGCTGGATCTGCCGTGGTTTTGGAAAGATTATTTCCTCTCCCTGGGCAGCATCATGTTTGTGCCGGATATCGCTGTGGGGATAGGCGTGGCGCTGATCCTGCTGCTGATAACCCGCATCGGCTTTCTGCTTTCGCTGCTGGGCTGGGCGATCTGCTGGTGGCTGCTGGGATACGCCAGCATTGGCACCACCTACGGCATGTTCTTTCCCGGCTTCAACCTCATCCTCATCAGCATCAGCGTGGGTTCAGTCTATCTGATCCCCGGCAAATCATCCTATCTGATGGCCGCCATCGCCACTGTCTTTGGCTTCGGGATCGCCTTCGCGCTGGCCGGAAAGTACTTCTACGCCGATTACATGCCCGGGCGCGGCAGCCACCTGACGGTGCCGATGTTTGCCTTTCCCTTCAACCTGGTGGTGCTTACCACCATCTTCGCTTTGCGGCAGCGCGTGGCGCACCGTTCACCGGTGCTCAACGAGGTGGGCATCCTGCATCCGGAAAAAGCGCTGGATGCCTACATGAGCCGTTACAAACGCTTTTCCAGCACCGGCATTCCCCAGCTGCTGCTGCCCGTGACCGGTGAATGGACCGTGACCCAGGGCCATAACGGCGCTTACACCCACCAAAAGGAATGGGCCAACGCCTGGGACTTTGAGATCGAGGATGTGAACGGCAAAAAGTATGCCGAAGACCCCACCAGCCTCAAAGACCACTACGCCTTCGGAAAGCCTGTCCACGCCGCCGCCGCGGGCTATGTGGCCAAGGTGGTGAACGGCATCGCGGACAACCCCGTGGGCATCACCAACACCCAGGACAACTGGGGAAACTACGTTAGCATCTACCACATGGCGGGCTACTACACGCTATACGCGCATCTGAAGGAAGGCTCGATCAAGTTCAGCGAGGGCGACTACGTGAAGCAGGGCGAAAAGATCGGCCAGGTGGGAAATTCCGGCCGTTCACCCCTCCCCCATCTGCATTTTCAGGCCCAATCAGGGGCGGAGGCCGGCACCGGAAGCGTCTATTGCCATCTGCTGAACTACAAGATCCACGCGAACAAAGACGTCCATAAACTCATCGGCAGCGGCATTCCCAAAGAGGGTGAGAAGATCTCGCCCCTGATCGCGGAAAAGGAACTGGCGAACCTGCTGCAGCTGGGATACCACCAGCGGCAGAGTTTCCTGGTGCAAAGCGGCGGGGCCGAATACACCGAAAACTGGGACGTGGAACTCGACCTGCTGGGCATCCACCGCCTCCATTCCGACCGCGGCGGCAGCCTGGAATTCTCCATCTACAACGGCATCTACAACTCCTTAAATCTTTCCAGCCGCCGCCTCAGCGCGCTGAGCGCCTTTGCCTTGGGGGCCTCACGCATTCCCTGGGCGGAAAAAGCTGAACTGGCCTGGGAAGACGAACCCAGCCTCTCCGTGGTGATGAATTCCTTCTGGAAAAACCTGACCCTCTTCCTGATACCTTTTTTCCAACCCATCCGGGTGCGCACCAATTCCAGGCTGGCCCAGGCGGACAAAGACCTCGTCCAGACCAGCGAAACCACCCTTAAAGTGCTGGGTATAACCGTCCGTACCAACCAATCGCGGATCATCCTGTCCCGCCGGGACGGCCTCAAATCCATTGAACTGGCGCAGAACGGCAAAACTTTGCTGACCGCCACCAAGCTCCAAACCCTTGAGGAAACCGACCATGCCTAA
- a CDS encoding alanine racemase, translating to MKKTYTAPHIERNYSGTMNKYGAKSVVRHQDSIDGIPVKKLVESYGSPLLVFSESQIRRRYQRLTEVMQMNYPRLEMAWSYKTNYLGAVCNIYHQEGAKAEVVSGMEYTMARRLGVPGKDIIFNGPGKRKEELELAIREGARIQIDHLDELYLIEKIATELDTIPDVAIRVNMDTGVYPLWTRFGFNYETGEAYRAIQRLLSGKKMNIVALHTHIGTFMLDANAYYLAAKALLDLAQKVQEDLGVAVKYIDLGGGFASQNTLHEQYTPGELSAPTYDQYASAIGAAFNESRFVSENLPTLVLETGRALIDEAGYLITSVIGKKNLPTGERAIILDAGVNTVITAWWYKLKVLPTRPFPGAYQNTVFYGPLCMNIDVIRQAVPFPDLYTGEQVIVHPVGAYNNTQWMQFIEYRPRVVLISETGKPELIREKEELSDIIERESIPEHLKQI from the coding sequence ATGAAAAAAACATACACAGCGCCCCACATCGAGCGCAACTATTCCGGAACCATGAACAAGTACGGCGCCAAGAGCGTGGTGCGCCATCAGGACAGCATCGACGGCATTCCGGTGAAGAAACTGGTGGAGAGCTACGGCTCGCCGCTGCTGGTGTTTTCCGAAAGCCAGATCCGCAGGCGCTATCAGCGCCTCACCGAAGTGATGCAGATGAACTATCCGCGGCTGGAAATGGCGTGGTCCTACAAAACCAACTATCTGGGAGCGGTCTGCAACATCTACCATCAGGAAGGCGCGAAAGCCGAGGTGGTTTCCGGCATGGAATACACGATGGCGCGGCGTTTGGGCGTGCCGGGCAAGGATATCATTTTCAACGGCCCGGGCAAGCGGAAGGAAGAGCTGGAACTGGCCATCCGTGAAGGCGCGCGCATCCAGATCGACCATCTGGACGAGCTCTACCTGATCGAAAAGATCGCCACGGAACTGGACACCATCCCGGACGTGGCCATCCGGGTGAACATGGACACAGGTGTTTATCCGCTCTGGACGAGGTTTGGCTTCAACTACGAGACCGGCGAGGCTTACCGCGCCATCCAGCGTTTGCTGAGCGGCAAAAAGATGAACATCGTGGCCCTGCACACCCACATCGGCACCTTCATGCTGGACGCGAACGCCTATTACCTGGCGGCCAAAGCCCTCTTGGACCTGGCGCAGAAGGTGCAGGAAGATCTGGGCGTGGCGGTGAAATACATCGACCTCGGCGGCGGCTTTGCCTCGCAGAACACCCTCCACGAGCAGTATACCCCGGGCGAACTTTCCGCCCCCACCTATGACCAGTACGCCTCCGCGATCGGCGCGGCCTTCAACGAATCGCGCTTCGTGAGCGAAAACCTGCCCACCCTGGTGCTGGAAACCGGACGCGCCCTGATCGACGAAGCGGGCTATCTGATCACTTCCGTGATCGGCAAAAAGAACCTGCCCACCGGTGAACGCGCCATCATCCTGGACGCCGGCGTGAACACCGTGATCACCGCCTGGTGGTACAAATTGAAGGTGCTGCCCACCCGTCCCTTCCCCGGGGCATACCAGAACACCGTATTCTACGGCCCGCTGTGCATGAACATCGACGTGATCCGCCAGGCTGTGCCCTTCCCTGACCTCTATACCGGCGAACAGGTGATCGTGCATCCCGTGGGCGCCTACAACAACACCCAGTGGATGCAGTTCATCGAATACAGGCCCCGCGTGGTGCTGATCAGCGAAACCGGCAAACCGGAGCTGATCCGCGAAAAAGAAGAATTAAGCGACATCATCGAGCGTGAATCCATCCCCGAACACCTGAAACAGATATGA
- a CDS encoding ATP-grasp domain-containing protein: protein MPRNPDLSALDITIAVSGLKTGDNPQPGVPVIRSVKAAGFNGKVVGLVYDALESGIYLPELADEIYQMPYPSSGADAFLGRIDQILARTGIDVIIPTLDAEMILYIRLEKELAKRGIRTFLPDERCFLLRDKTSLATFFPPRGVEVPQTVMVSDPGQIAKHGEELGYPLMVKGKYYEAYKAWDKEEAVKYFHEIAESWGLPLLLQKVVPGDEFNVVIVGDGQGGMLGMVPQKKLVITDKGKGFGGVVIQNPGLDAFAEKVISLLNWRGPCELEVIKGNDNKYYLIEINPRFPAWVRLAEGAGQNLPAVTVMKALGQDCEPLPPYRSGTLFIRHAEDIISEIGVMGQISAQSELIRGKEQ, encoded by the coding sequence ATGCCGCGCAATCCTGACCTGAGCGCCCTGGACATTACCATCGCCGTGAGCGGGCTGAAAACCGGCGACAATCCCCAGCCGGGGGTTCCGGTGATCCGCTCGGTCAAAGCCGCCGGCTTCAACGGCAAGGTGGTTGGCTTGGTATATGACGCGCTGGAATCCGGGATCTATCTGCCCGAACTGGCAGACGAGATCTACCAGATGCCCTATCCATCATCCGGCGCCGACGCTTTTCTGGGCCGCATCGACCAGATCCTGGCCCGCACCGGCATCGACGTGATCATCCCCACCCTGGACGCGGAAATGATCCTCTATATCCGGCTGGAAAAGGAACTCGCCAAGCGCGGCATCCGCACCTTCCTGCCCGACGAACGCTGTTTCCTGCTGCGTGACAAGACCTCTTTGGCCACCTTCTTCCCGCCCCGGGGCGTCGAAGTGCCGCAAACCGTGATGGTGAGCGACCCGGGCCAGATCGCCAAACACGGCGAGGAACTGGGCTATCCGCTGATGGTGAAGGGCAAGTATTACGAAGCTTACAAGGCCTGGGACAAAGAGGAAGCGGTGAAATACTTCCACGAGATCGCCGAAAGCTGGGGCCTGCCGCTGCTGCTGCAGAAAGTGGTGCCGGGAGACGAATTCAACGTGGTGATCGTGGGTGACGGCCAGGGCGGCATGCTGGGCATGGTGCCACAGAAAAAGCTGGTGATCACGGACAAGGGCAAGGGTTTCGGCGGCGTTGTGATCCAAAACCCCGGCCTGGACGCCTTCGCGGAGAAAGTGATCTCGCTGCTGAACTGGCGCGGCCCCTGCGAACTGGAAGTGATCAAAGGAAACGACAACAAATACTATCTGATCGAGATAAATCCGCGTTTTCCGGCCTGGGTGCGCCTGGCCGAAGGCGCTGGGCAAAACCTGCCCGCGGTGACCGTGATGAAAGCCCTGGGCCAGGATTGCGAACCCCTTCCACCTTACAGATCCGGCACCCTGTTCATCCGCCACGCGGAAGACATCATCTCCGAGATCGGGGTGATGGGCCAGATCTCCGCCCAAAGCGAACTTATCCGAGGTAAAGAACAATGA